Proteins encoded within one genomic window of Gloeobacter kilaueensis JS1:
- a CDS encoding Uma2 family endonuclease yields MVTTLSTDPTQRIALQPISWETFEHLLAELGDRSSTRLAYYRGVLEVMNPSSKHEQVNRLLERFVITLSEELGLEIYALGSTTWKLEPLAGVEPDSCFYIQNEAVIRAIVQQNREVDLNQDPPPDLIVEVDIASSSAPKFPLYAALQVPEIWLYRSGRLEIHQFDGTSYQPSLQSRAFAGLPIAQLPVFLQMADERGHNATIQQLRTWIHRQLSY; encoded by the coding sequence ATGGTCACGACTTTATCGACGGACCCTACCCAGCGCATCGCGCTGCAGCCCATCTCCTGGGAAACGTTCGAGCATCTGCTCGCTGAGTTGGGCGATCGCAGCTCGACCCGTCTTGCTTACTATCGGGGGGTGCTCGAAGTTATGAATCCGTCATCTAAGCACGAGCAGGTGAACCGACTGCTTGAAAGATTTGTGATCACCCTCAGCGAAGAACTGGGGCTGGAGATCTACGCCCTCGGCTCGACCACCTGGAAGTTGGAGCCACTGGCCGGTGTCGAACCGGATTCGTGTTTTTATATCCAGAACGAAGCAGTGATCCGCGCCATCGTCCAGCAAAATAGAGAAGTCGATCTCAATCAAGATCCGCCCCCAGATTTGATTGTCGAGGTCGATATCGCCAGTAGCTCCGCGCCAAAGTTCCCGCTTTACGCGGCGCTGCAGGTACCGGAAATCTGGCTCTACCGCAGTGGGAGGCTGGAGATACATCAGTTCGATGGCACCAGCTACCAGCCGTCTCTTCAAAGCCGTGCCTTTGCCGGACTACCGATAGCGCAGTTGCCAGTATTTTTGCAGATGGCCGACGAGCGCGGCCACAACGCGACTATTCAGCAACTGCGCACCTGGATTCACCGACAACTTTCTTACTGA
- a CDS encoding rhomboid family intramembrane serine protease, whose protein sequence is MLSNSKGQPSLARTVKSQATILGGTVASFWALEIFDQFLPRSLSLDNWGIHPRDVHDLLNIFFAPFLHVGFAHLIANTVPFVVLGWLIMVRSVRDFFLVSLIGIIVSGLGVWLFGDPNSVTVGASGVIFSYLGFLLLRGYFDRSWQSIAIALVVGFFFGGALWGMLPVQTGITMISWQAHLFGFIGGVLAAWLLTSRRRTAY, encoded by the coding sequence ATGCTCAGCAACAGCAAAGGTCAGCCGTCACTCGCTCGCACCGTCAAAAGCCAGGCCACGATTCTCGGGGGAACGGTGGCCAGCTTCTGGGCACTCGAGATCTTCGATCAATTCCTGCCGCGCAGCCTCTCGCTCGACAACTGGGGCATTCACCCCCGCGATGTCCACGATTTGCTCAATATCTTTTTTGCGCCCTTCTTGCACGTTGGCTTTGCCCATCTCATCGCCAACACGGTGCCCTTTGTCGTGCTGGGCTGGCTCATCATGGTGCGCAGTGTCCGGGATTTCTTTTTGGTCTCGCTCATCGGGATCATCGTCAGCGGCCTGGGGGTCTGGCTGTTCGGCGATCCCAACTCGGTGACGGTCGGGGCGAGTGGGGTGATCTTCAGCTACCTGGGCTTTTTGCTGTTGCGGGGCTACTTCGATCGCAGCTGGCAGTCGATCGCGATTGCCCTGGTGGTCGGGTTTTTCTTCGGCGGTGCGCTCTGGGGAATGCTGCCGGTGCAGACGGGCATCACGATGATCTCCTGGCAAGCCCATCTGTTTGGATTTATCGGCGGGGTGCTCGCCGCCTGGCTGCTCACCTCGCGCCGCCGCACTGCCTACTGA
- a CDS encoding CCA tRNA nucleotidyltransferase: MGSPSQNFAQALQPLCERIPFDLALWPGPIALVGGSVRDALLGRERAPIDLDFVTPGPVIDRARALSRHLKAGFALLDAENEIVRLVLAGGLTLDFARQQGEDLRADLARRDYTMNALAWDLRTGELVDPCGGLADLEAGRLRAISEANLTHDPLRLLRAHRLQAQLGLTIDSQTQGWLTVHAPLLAHVSAERVREELCAMLASPPGADALEAAYGDGLFAFWLPELAAMEPIGPSDYHHLPLVAHTFEVVRQVDGAIADFGQFLTSDLQRQVSGGHSVATLVKLAALLHDIAKPATQQRDALTGSLSFPAHETLGAQMSRTVLQRLKCSREEERWVTALVQHHLRPGHLASHLPPSRRAIYRLCRDLGEMLPALLVLALADRRSTRGPLVRAADFERAEALTHLLLEHYYTPADPLAHPPVLLDGRDLMRALALPPGPIVGRLLAAIQEAQATGEVADREQALALAQKLALAERPQ; this comes from the coding sequence ATGGGCAGCCCCTCTCAAAATTTTGCACAGGCACTGCAGCCCCTTTGCGAGCGCATCCCCTTCGATCTGGCTCTGTGGCCGGGACCGATTGCTCTGGTGGGTGGCAGCGTGCGCGACGCTCTACTGGGCCGGGAGCGCGCACCGATCGACCTCGATTTTGTCACCCCCGGTCCAGTGATCGATCGTGCCCGCGCTCTGTCCCGGCACCTCAAGGCGGGTTTTGCCCTGCTCGATGCCGAAAACGAGATCGTCCGCCTGGTGCTCGCCGGTGGCCTCACCCTCGACTTTGCCCGCCAGCAGGGAGAAGATCTCAGGGCGGATCTGGCGCGCCGCGACTACACGATGAACGCCTTAGCCTGGGATCTGCGCACCGGGGAACTGGTCGATCCGTGCGGTGGTCTGGCCGATCTTGAGGCTGGGCGGTTGCGGGCCATCAGCGAGGCCAACTTGACCCACGATCCGCTCAGGCTCCTGCGCGCCCACCGGCTTCAGGCCCAGCTGGGATTGACGATCGATTCTCAGACCCAGGGCTGGCTCACCGTTCACGCCCCTCTGCTTGCCCACGTCTCCGCAGAGCGGGTGCGCGAGGAGCTGTGCGCAATGCTCGCAAGCCCCCCGGGGGCTGACGCCCTCGAAGCGGCCTACGGCGATGGGCTTTTTGCTTTCTGGTTGCCGGAACTGGCGGCGATGGAGCCTATCGGTCCGAGCGACTATCACCACCTTCCGCTCGTCGCCCACACCTTCGAGGTGGTCCGTCAGGTGGACGGTGCGATCGCTGATTTTGGCCAATTTCTGACAAGCGATCTGCAGCGGCAGGTAAGCGGCGGCCACAGCGTCGCCACCCTCGTCAAACTCGCCGCCCTGCTGCACGACATCGCCAAACCCGCCACCCAGCAGCGCGACGCCCTGACGGGCTCCCTCAGCTTCCCCGCTCACGAGACCCTCGGAGCCCAGATGAGCCGCACGGTCCTGCAGCGGCTCAAGTGTAGCCGCGAGGAGGAGCGCTGGGTCACAGCCCTCGTGCAGCACCACCTGCGCCCCGGCCACCTCGCCTCCCACCTGCCCCCCAGCCGCCGGGCGATCTACCGCCTCTGCCGCGATCTGGGGGAGATGCTGCCGGCCCTGCTCGTGCTCGCCCTCGCCGATCGCCGCTCCACCCGTGGTCCGCTGGTGAGGGCTGCTGACTTCGAGCGGGCCGAAGCACTCACCCACCTGCTGCTGGAGCACTACTACACCCCAGCCGACCCGCTCGCCCATCCGCCGGTGCTGCTCGACGGACGCGACCTGATGCGCGCCCTTGCCCTGCCACCGGGGCCAATCGTGGGCAGGCTACTGGCCGCCATTCAAGAAGCCCAGGCAACCGGTGAAGTCGCCGATCGCGAGCAGGCACTGGCGCTCGCCCAAAAACTGGCGCTGGCCGAACGCCCTCAGTAG
- a CDS encoding RNA-binding protein → MSVRLYIGNLPEEVTRQELESFFAPVGNVVSLKVITDRKTNKCRGFGFLTVPSPEVADSFIEQFNGATFKDATLRVEKAQPKTKGERSEEGGSAPAESEAAAVSTSEPGSAPEQPQPAPARSTATPLISTGRSPIRKNDKQRQNDSRRRDSNRERPAVTTTSSDEANQPDPRWADALRDIRRQLTAKA, encoded by the coding sequence ATGTCCGTTCGTCTTTACATTGGTAACCTGCCCGAGGAGGTTACCCGTCAGGAGCTGGAGAGCTTCTTTGCACCGGTGGGCAATGTCGTCTCCCTCAAGGTGATCACCGATCGCAAGACCAACAAGTGCCGGGGCTTCGGTTTTCTGACCGTGCCCAGCCCGGAGGTGGCCGATAGCTTTATCGAACAGTTCAACGGTGCCACCTTCAAAGACGCCACCCTGCGCGTCGAAAAGGCCCAGCCCAAGACCAAGGGCGAGCGCTCCGAAGAAGGCGGCAGTGCGCCTGCCGAGTCAGAAGCCGCTGCTGTCTCCACAAGCGAACCGGGTAGTGCTCCCGAACAGCCCCAGCCTGCTCCGGCGCGTTCGACGGCTACCCCGCTCATCAGCACTGGCCGTTCGCCCATCCGCAAAAACGACAAGCAGCGCCAGAACGACAGCCGTCGCCGCGACAGCAACCGCGAGCGGCCTGCGGTCACGACCACTTCCTCCGACGAGGCCAATCAGCCCGATCCGCGTTGGGCCGACGCCCTGCGGGACATCCGCCGCCAGCTGACGGCCAAGGCGTAG
- the pheT gene encoding phenylalanine--tRNA ligase subunit beta, with amino-acid sequence MRVSINWLREYVDFDLTAVELAEKLTMAGFEVEDIEDRRTWADGVVVGRVLECVPHPQADRLRVCQVDTGSGRLLNIVCGAPNARADIYVPVATVGTYLPIKDLKLRSTTIRGVPSEGMLCSLAELGLEKESDGIYIFSQSDLPLGADVRPLLKLDDVILDIASTANRADALSIIGIAREVAALTGGLLRLPIAHPPAVGEGALAVRVEAPDACPIYTATLLEGLRVGPAPAWLVERLEKAGMRSINNLVDITNYVLLEWGQPLHAFDADKLAARPLGVRFARKGEHLRTLDGTDRSLEPVNLLITAADGPVAVAGVMGGEATEVSPETTSVVLEAAVFDPVVTRRSARALGLRSEASARYERGVDSFALEHALGRALQLLIDFAGARVSAQAIVDGRERQGRTLVLRPERLARLLGEEIPAAQIAQVLKDLGFDVQANPEHLRVSVPSHRLRDIEREVDLIEEVARIVGYERFAPTLPPPADGGYLPFEDQLERQIRAICQGAGLTEVVTYSLAPDRDQNPVALSNPLSAELNSLRTNLIDGLIETLRFNRSQGTAQLHAFEIGIVFLKTDEGIFESQRLAAVLCGAPTVGDWQKKAPDFDWFAAKGVLASLFSPWQIDVEYQADRQDDRLHPGRTASLWIDGERLGVIGQLHPRLAARLDLPEQTFFFEIDLDFLIAVVRERPAEFRPYSPYPASDRDLSFYAREGTTVFEFERVIRDNGEPLLESVALIDEYRGSSVPEGSRSLAFRMVYRSDHTLTEEEVNSVHQRIRQALIDRFDIEARS; translated from the coding sequence ATGCGCGTTTCGATCAACTGGCTGCGAGAATATGTAGACTTTGACCTTACTGCGGTCGAACTGGCCGAGAAGCTGACTATGGCCGGTTTTGAAGTCGAGGACATCGAAGATCGGCGCACCTGGGCAGACGGTGTGGTCGTCGGGCGGGTGCTCGAATGCGTTCCCCATCCCCAGGCGGACCGGTTGCGGGTCTGCCAGGTCGATACGGGCAGTGGCCGCCTGCTCAATATCGTCTGCGGTGCCCCGAACGCCCGCGCCGATATCTATGTGCCCGTGGCGACGGTGGGCACCTATCTGCCCATCAAAGATCTCAAACTGCGCAGCACGACGATCCGGGGGGTGCCCAGCGAGGGAATGCTCTGCTCGCTGGCAGAATTGGGACTCGAAAAAGAGTCCGACGGTATCTATATCTTTTCTCAAAGCGATCTGCCCCTTGGAGCGGACGTGCGGCCTCTGCTCAAGCTCGACGATGTCATCCTCGACATCGCCTCGACGGCCAACCGGGCCGACGCGCTGAGCATCATCGGTATCGCCCGCGAGGTGGCAGCCCTCACCGGCGGCCTGCTGCGCCTGCCGATTGCCCATCCCCCGGCGGTGGGCGAGGGTGCGCTCGCAGTCCGGGTCGAAGCGCCCGATGCCTGCCCTATCTACACCGCCACTTTGCTTGAGGGTCTCCGGGTCGGACCTGCGCCCGCCTGGCTGGTGGAGCGCCTCGAAAAAGCCGGGATGCGCTCGATCAACAACCTCGTCGATATCACCAACTACGTGTTACTTGAGTGGGGGCAGCCGCTGCACGCCTTCGACGCCGACAAACTGGCCGCCCGGCCCCTCGGGGTGCGCTTTGCCCGCAAGGGAGAGCACCTGCGCACCCTCGACGGCACCGACCGCAGCCTGGAGCCGGTCAACTTGCTCATCACCGCCGCCGATGGGCCTGTGGCTGTAGCCGGGGTGATGGGCGGCGAGGCGACGGAGGTCAGCCCCGAGACCACCAGCGTCGTCCTCGAAGCCGCCGTCTTCGATCCGGTCGTTACCCGCCGCTCCGCTCGTGCCCTCGGCCTGCGCAGCGAAGCTTCGGCCCGCTACGAGCGGGGGGTCGATAGTTTTGCCCTCGAACACGCCCTGGGCCGGGCTTTGCAGCTGTTGATCGACTTTGCTGGGGCGCGAGTGAGTGCCCAGGCAATTGTCGATGGGCGCGAGCGCCAGGGCCGCACCCTTGTCCTCAGGCCCGAACGCCTTGCCCGATTGCTGGGCGAGGAGATCCCAGCAGCCCAGATCGCCCAGGTGCTTAAAGACCTCGGCTTCGATGTCCAGGCCAATCCCGAGCACCTGCGGGTGAGCGTTCCGAGCCACCGGCTGCGGGATATCGAGCGCGAGGTCGATCTCATCGAAGAAGTGGCCCGCATCGTTGGCTATGAGCGCTTTGCGCCGACGCTGCCGCCGCCTGCCGACGGCGGTTATCTGCCCTTCGAAGACCAGCTCGAACGCCAGATCCGGGCCATCTGTCAGGGGGCGGGTCTGACCGAGGTGGTTACCTACTCCCTCGCCCCCGACCGCGATCAAAATCCGGTCGCCCTCAGCAATCCTTTGAGCGCCGAACTCAATAGCCTGCGCACCAACTTGATCGATGGGCTGATCGAGACCCTGCGCTTTAACCGCTCCCAGGGCACCGCCCAGCTGCACGCCTTCGAGATTGGCATTGTCTTTTTGAAGACCGACGAGGGCATCTTCGAGTCGCAGCGGCTGGCGGCGGTCCTCTGCGGTGCGCCAACCGTCGGCGACTGGCAAAAAAAAGCACCAGACTTCGACTGGTTCGCCGCCAAGGGTGTGCTCGCATCGCTCTTCTCGCCCTGGCAGATCGATGTCGAGTACCAGGCCGATCGCCAGGACGATAGGCTGCATCCTGGCCGCACCGCCTCGCTGTGGATCGACGGCGAGCGGCTGGGTGTGATCGGTCAGCTTCATCCCCGGCTGGCGGCCCGCCTCGATCTGCCGGAACAAACGTTTTTCTTTGAGATCGACCTCGATTTTTTGATCGCCGTCGTGCGCGAGCGCCCCGCCGAATTTCGGCCCTACTCGCCCTACCCCGCCTCCGATCGCGACCTGTCGTTTTACGCCCGCGAGGGGACCACTGTCTTCGAGTTCGAGCGGGTGATTCGCGACAACGGCGAACCACTGCTTGAATCGGTGGCGCTTATCGACGAATACCGGGGCAGCAGCGTGCCGGAAGGCAGCCGTTCCCTCGCCTTCCGGATGGTCTACCGCAGCGATCACACCCTCACCGAAGAAGAAGTGAACAGCGTTCACCAGCGCATCCGTCAGGCGCTCATCGACCGCTTCGACATCGAAGCGCGCAGTTAA
- the rsmH gene encoding 16S rRNA (cytosine(1402)-N(4))-methyltransferase RsmH, with amino-acid sequence MDLLHRPVLLEETIAGLQVRSGGVYLDATVGLGGHCEAILRTEQTRVVALDQDSAALELARERLAAYADRIRFVHINFAEFAPQGEDFDGIVADLGVSSMQLDNPDRGFSWRFEAPLDMRMNEQAVGETAADLINTSSATELSDLFWRYGEERFSRRIARRIVERRPLRTTTELASVVASAVPGRQSIHPATRVFQALRIAVNDELVALDAFLTHSPDWLRPNGRIAIISFHSLEDRPVKHRWRADPRLEVLTRKPISASEAEVRANPRARSARLRIARRLSPSEESQP; translated from the coding sequence GTGGATCTGCTGCATCGCCCTGTTCTATTAGAAGAAACGATTGCCGGTTTGCAGGTGCGCTCGGGGGGCGTCTACCTCGATGCCACCGTTGGCCTGGGTGGCCATTGCGAGGCGATCTTGCGCACCGAGCAGACCCGCGTCGTCGCCCTCGATCAAGACAGTGCTGCCCTCGAGCTGGCCCGCGAGCGACTTGCGGCCTACGCCGACCGCATCCGCTTCGTCCACATCAATTTTGCTGAATTTGCGCCGCAGGGCGAAGATTTCGACGGTATCGTCGCCGATCTAGGGGTCAGTTCGATGCAGCTCGACAATCCCGATCGCGGTTTTTCCTGGCGCTTTGAGGCACCCCTCGACATGCGCATGAACGAGCAGGCAGTGGGTGAGACGGCGGCAGACTTGATCAATACCAGCAGTGCGACCGAGTTGAGCGATCTGTTCTGGCGCTACGGCGAGGAGCGCTTTTCCCGGCGGATCGCCCGGCGGATCGTCGAGCGTCGGCCCTTGCGCACGACAACCGAACTGGCGTCGGTGGTTGCCTCCGCCGTTCCTGGCCGCCAGAGCATCCATCCGGCCACCCGCGTCTTTCAGGCGCTGCGCATCGCCGTCAACGATGAACTTGTTGCCCTCGATGCGTTTTTGACCCACAGTCCCGACTGGTTGCGCCCGAACGGACGCATCGCGATTATCAGCTTCCACAGCCTCGAGGACCGGCCAGTCAAGCATCGCTGGCGGGCCGATCCGCGCCTTGAGGTGCTCACCCGCAAGCCCATCAGCGCCTCCGAGGCAGAGGTGCGCGCCAACCCCCGCGCCCGCTCCGCCCGCCTGCGCATTGCCCGCCGCCTTTCACCCAGTGAGGAGTCCCAACCGTGA
- a CDS encoding peptidoglycan D,D-transpeptidase FtsI family protein — protein sequence MRDLRRQTTSRLWLVGIGVLAGAGALGWKLYDLQVIQASTLQNRAAAQRERTIAADRPRAGIFDRRGVALALDQPIYDLYVHPFLIDAEARDRAIRQAAKVKTKGIDRQALATRLTSQNRQELYTQMASTLAATSGKPTAQIAQLLSQPKRTVAIARGLSETAHDQLLAAKLPGLEFNTRRRRYYPDGLNSAAVIGFINYDGQGQGGVEQYYHKKLSAKAASYPVTMGPLGLPLAASLPAEALADPQPGRLVLTIDSRVQRAARIALDRGVKANRVSRGTAIVLEPQSGEILALAVSPSFDNNHYGQFAPSTYKNWAASDLYEPGSTFKPINVALALSAGAIRPDTTIYDSGSLSFGRYTISNYDHKGRGSLDVTHVLMFSDNIGMIRLMQHMQPGFYYDRLREIGIGHSSGIDLPGETRGIITNRTQFVKYPVQMATVAFGQGVALTPLQLARLHGAIANGGTAITPHIVRDFEDEDGKVLWKPELPASKPIFTPEAAAQVRQMMLHVVEEGTGKPARIPGYRIGGKTGTAQKANIGGRGYLAGKKITSFVGYLPALAPRYVVLVVLDEPKSENAFGSTTAAPIVREICQDLISYGNLAPSHPQELHPGAGSAAKKR from the coding sequence ATGCGCGATCTTCGTAGACAGACCACCTCCCGCTTGTGGCTGGTGGGCATCGGCGTATTGGCCGGAGCCGGGGCTTTAGGTTGGAAGCTTTACGACCTCCAGGTGATCCAGGCCAGTACCCTGCAGAACCGGGCGGCAGCCCAGCGCGAGCGCACCATCGCTGCCGACAGGCCCCGCGCCGGGATCTTCGATCGGCGCGGCGTAGCTCTCGCCCTCGACCAGCCCATCTACGATCTCTACGTCCATCCTTTTTTAATCGACGCCGAAGCGCGCGACCGCGCTATCCGGCAGGCCGCCAAAGTCAAGACCAAAGGCATCGACCGCCAGGCACTCGCTACCAGATTGACTTCTCAAAACCGCCAGGAACTTTACACTCAGATGGCGAGCACCCTGGCGGCCACAAGCGGCAAACCCACCGCCCAGATTGCCCAACTCCTCTCCCAGCCCAAACGTACCGTGGCGATCGCCAGGGGTCTGAGCGAAACGGCCCACGACCAGCTGCTGGCAGCAAAGCTACCCGGCCTCGAATTCAACACCCGCCGCCGGCGCTACTACCCGGACGGCCTCAACAGCGCGGCGGTGATTGGCTTTATCAACTACGACGGCCAGGGTCAGGGCGGCGTCGAGCAGTACTACCACAAAAAGCTGAGCGCCAAGGCGGCGAGTTACCCGGTGACGATGGGTCCGCTCGGCCTGCCTCTAGCCGCTTCGCTGCCGGCTGAGGCGCTGGCCGATCCCCAGCCGGGCCGCCTGGTGCTCACGATCGATTCTCGTGTGCAGCGCGCCGCCCGCATCGCCCTCGATCGCGGCGTCAAGGCCAACCGGGTGAGCCGGGGCACAGCGATCGTGCTGGAGCCCCAGAGCGGCGAGATTCTGGCTCTCGCCGTCTCCCCGAGCTTCGACAACAACCACTACGGCCAGTTTGCGCCTTCTACTTATAAAAACTGGGCAGCAAGCGACCTGTACGAGCCGGGTTCGACATTCAAGCCCATCAACGTTGCCCTCGCCCTGAGCGCCGGTGCGATCCGGCCCGATACGACCATCTACGACTCTGGTTCGCTGAGTTTTGGCCGCTACACGATCAGCAACTACGACCACAAGGGCCGGGGCAGCCTCGATGTCACCCACGTGCTGATGTTCTCCGACAACATCGGCATGATCCGCCTGATGCAGCACATGCAGCCGGGCTTTTACTACGACCGCCTGCGCGAGATAGGCATCGGCCACAGCAGCGGCATCGACCTGCCCGGCGAGACGCGGGGCATCATCACCAACCGCACCCAGTTCGTCAAGTACCCGGTGCAGATGGCGACGGTAGCCTTTGGCCAGGGTGTGGCCCTCACGCCATTGCAGCTGGCACGGCTGCACGGAGCGATCGCCAACGGCGGCACCGCCATCACACCCCACATCGTCCGCGACTTTGAAGACGAAGACGGCAAAGTGCTCTGGAAACCCGAACTGCCGGCGAGCAAACCGATCTTTACCCCCGAAGCTGCAGCCCAGGTGCGCCAGATGATGCTCCACGTCGTCGAGGAGGGCACCGGCAAACCGGCGCGCATTCCCGGCTACCGGATCGGGGGCAAGACCGGCACCGCTCAAAAGGCCAACATCGGCGGTCGAGGCTATCTGGCCGGTAAAAAGATCACCAGTTTCGTCGGTTACCTGCCCGCCCTCGCACCGCGCTACGTGGTTCTCGTCGTCCTCGACGAACCTAAATCCGAGAACGCCTTCGGCTCGACCACTGCCGCTCCCATCGTCCGCGAGAT